The Hymenobacter sp. DG01 genome has a segment encoding these proteins:
- a CDS encoding phage holin family protein encodes MGFILKFILSAIITYVLAKFLPGAYIDGIGTAFILVIVLAILNAVVKPILKIIGFPITVFTLGLFLLVINALIVMIADWLLAGFKLDGFISALIFSIVLSLVTSVIDMVTDRD; translated from the coding sequence ATGGGCTTTATTCTCAAATTCATTCTCAGTGCCATCATCACCTACGTGCTGGCTAAGTTCCTGCCCGGAGCCTATATCGATGGCATTGGCACAGCCTTCATTCTGGTGATAGTGCTGGCCATCCTGAACGCCGTAGTAAAGCCAATTCTCAAGATTATCGGCTTTCCAATTACGGTTTTCACTCTGGGGCTGTTTCTGCTCGTTATCAATGCCCTCATTGTAATGATAGCAGACTGGCTGCTCGCCGGCTTCAAGCTCGATGGGTTTATTTCGGCGCTGATTTTCAGCATTGTGCTGTCCCTGGTAACATCGGTTATTGATATGGTAACTGACCGAGACTAA
- a CDS encoding agmatinase family protein — translation MADSASALEQKLANFDPNALGDAAGGIYGLPFTPEEAQVVIVPVPWEVTVSYRAGTAEGPEAIREASLQVDLYDPDLPDAWKMGLAMEESDEKIAAESLELRPTAESYIGWLEEGEPEATYGTFSQVPARINERGQALLEWLKAKTGALLDAGKGVVVLGGDHSTPLGYLHALAERHEEFGILQIDAHCDLRPAYEGFEFSHASIMYNALKLPQVKKLVQVGIRDYCQQEAEFIDQSNGRVALFADRFLQAEMLGGKSWRKECKKIIAQLPQKVYLSFDIDGLDPKLCPGTGTPVPGGLEFEQALYLIRMVVRSGRTIIGCDLNEVAPGDTEWNAIVGARLLYHMANWMGVSQGRLQARAVEK, via the coding sequence ATGGCTGATTCTGCGTCTGCGCTGGAACAAAAGCTTGCCAACTTCGACCCTAATGCCCTCGGTGATGCTGCCGGCGGTATTTACGGCCTGCCCTTTACCCCCGAGGAAGCGCAGGTAGTTATTGTGCCCGTACCCTGGGAGGTGACGGTTTCCTACCGGGCCGGCACCGCCGAAGGTCCGGAGGCCATCCGGGAAGCTTCGCTTCAGGTTGACCTCTACGACCCGGACCTGCCCGATGCCTGGAAAATGGGCTTGGCCATGGAAGAGTCTGACGAGAAAATTGCGGCTGAAAGCCTGGAGTTGCGTCCCACCGCTGAAAGCTACATCGGCTGGCTGGAAGAAGGCGAGCCGGAGGCTACCTACGGCACCTTCTCCCAGGTACCGGCCCGCATCAATGAGCGGGGGCAGGCGCTGCTGGAGTGGCTGAAAGCCAAAACCGGCGCCCTGCTTGATGCCGGTAAGGGGGTAGTCGTGCTGGGCGGCGACCACAGCACGCCATTGGGCTACCTGCATGCCTTAGCCGAGCGCCACGAGGAGTTCGGGATTCTGCAGATTGACGCCCACTGCGACCTGCGCCCGGCCTACGAAGGCTTTGAGTTTTCGCACGCCTCCATCATGTACAATGCCCTGAAGCTGCCCCAGGTAAAGAAGCTGGTACAGGTGGGCATCCGTGACTATTGCCAGCAGGAGGCCGAGTTTATCGACCAGAGCAACGGGCGCGTAGCCTTGTTTGCCGACCGGTTTCTGCAGGCAGAGATGCTGGGTGGCAAATCCTGGAGAAAGGAGTGCAAAAAGATCATTGCCCAGCTACCCCAGAAAGTGTATCTGAGCTTTGATATCGACGGCCTCGACCCCAAACTGTGCCCCGGTACCGGTACGCCCGTACCAGGCGGTCTGGAGTTCGAGCAGGCCCTGTACCTGATTCGGATGGTGGTGCGCTCGGGCCGTACCATTATCGGCTGCGACCTGAACGAAGTAGCTCCCGGCGATACCGAATGGAATGCCATTGTTGGTGCCCGCTTGCTCTACCACATGGCCAACTGGATGGGCGTGTCGCAGGGCCGGCTGCAGGCCCGCGCCGTAGAGAAATAG
- a CDS encoding chemotaxis protein CheC, with product MDLHMTELERDIIREILNIGLARAADSFAVVAQEKVLLEVPNLDIVSGKTILDKVRDLQAGHVIIQSDIRGEFNGTTLMFFSGQHVQRLSRVCLRMSTSDSTQIDEMQESLLLEISNIITGALVTQLANILKASIYGAPPTHPRGDMANSLNSLLLDRPMVQPLIFSVVTQFSDKDNSVELPLMIFFDRDTFEKILDIIRTYDFMGGQQSGA from the coding sequence ATGGATTTGCACATGACGGAACTGGAGCGGGATATCATCCGCGAAATCCTGAATATCGGCTTGGCTCGCGCCGCCGATTCATTCGCGGTTGTCGCCCAGGAGAAGGTGTTGCTGGAAGTGCCCAACCTCGATATTGTGTCGGGTAAAACCATTCTGGATAAAGTACGCGACTTGCAGGCTGGCCATGTTATTATTCAATCCGATATCCGGGGCGAGTTTAACGGCACCACGCTTATGTTTTTCTCGGGCCAGCATGTGCAGCGACTTTCCCGGGTGTGCCTGCGCATGAGCACTTCCGACTCAACGCAGATTGATGAGATGCAGGAGTCTTTGCTGCTGGAGATTAGCAATATCATTACTGGGGCTCTGGTTACGCAGCTTGCTAACATTCTGAAAGCCAGTATTTACGGTGCGCCTCCCACGCATCCGCGCGGGGATATGGCCAACTCCCTGAACAGCCTGCTGCTGGACCGTCCCATGGTGCAGCCACTAATTTTCTCGGTTGTTACCCAGTTCTCAGACAAGGATAATTCCGTGGAGCTACCCCTGATGATTTTCTTTGACCGGGATACGTTTGAGAAAATCCTGGACATCATCCGGACCTATGACTTCATGGGCGGTCAGCAATCTGGCGCTTAG
- a CDS encoding DUF4349 domain-containing protein, with product MKKYVRLLPLLGLMLAGCAQSAEQEVFPGQEAASTASVSAASPTATAASEAEVPLARLWRVAGHPVIYQGTMELEVADFANASAHLDKTLMRRGAYLTSALETTDPERHQQVLTIRVPSAQFLALTADLTQLGTVHSKELTSRDIAAELAKLRTTSATTDTGTARAAAQETQALAEQAALATLRLTYFQPRPPLEASPTTAIAPQLQAGLWFGWRVVSLVLISACYIWPLLLGVAGWALMRWRRQTYAPSLSGAAHHTDY from the coding sequence ATGAAAAAATACGTGCGTCTGCTCCCGCTGCTGGGACTGATGCTGGCGGGGTGCGCCCAGTCAGCCGAGCAGGAAGTTTTCCCAGGCCAAGAGGCGGCTTCTACGGCCTCCGTTTCTGCTGCTTCCCCCACCGCTACTGCGGCAAGTGAGGCCGAGGTGCCGTTGGCCCGGCTGTGGCGGGTAGCGGGCCATCCGGTTATCTATCAAGGCACTATGGAGCTGGAAGTAGCTGATTTTGCCAACGCGTCAGCCCACCTCGATAAGACCCTCATGCGGCGGGGTGCCTACCTCACTTCCGCCCTCGAAACCACCGACCCCGAGCGGCATCAGCAGGTGCTAACCATTCGGGTGCCCTCGGCGCAGTTTCTGGCCCTTACCGCCGACCTCACCCAGCTGGGCACGGTACATAGCAAAGAGCTAACCTCCCGGGATATTGCTGCTGAGCTGGCCAAGCTGCGCACCACCTCCGCCACAACCGACACCGGCACCGCACGGGCCGCAGCCCAGGAAACCCAGGCCTTGGCCGAACAAGCTGCCCTTGCCACGCTGCGTCTCACCTACTTTCAGCCTCGCCCACCCCTCGAAGCCTCCCCAACTACCGCTATTGCGCCGCAGCTGCAGGCAGGCCTGTGGTTCGGTTGGCGGGTGGTAAGCTTGGTACTGATTTCGGCTTGCTACATCTGGCCTCTTTTACTTGGTGTGGCAGGCTGGGCCCTGATGCGCTGGCGCCGCCAGACTTATGCGCCGTCTTTATCAGGAGCCGCCCACCATACAGACTATTGA
- the murA gene encoding UDP-N-acetylglucosamine 1-carboxyvinyltransferase, with protein MASFEVIGGKPLKGEIVPQGAKNEALQILCAVLLTDEQVTISNIPDIRDVNKLIELLRDMGVKVGKLSNDTYRFQADDVHLDYLDTPEFVAQAGALRGSVMILGPMLARFGKCQLPKPGGDKIGRRPMDTHFLGLEKLGGKLTLEGNDFYRINTEGRLRGAYMLLDEASVTGTANIVMGAVLAEGITTIYNAACEPYLQQLCKMLVRMGAKINGIGSNLLTIEGVERLGGTEHRMLPDMIEIGSFIGLAAMTGSEITIKDCQIPELGLIPDTFRKLGIQLEFRGDDIFVPAQDHYEIATYLDGSILTISDHTWPGLTPDLLSVLLVVATQAKGTVLIHQKMFESRLFFVDKLIDMGAQIILCDPHRATVIGLDKRTQLHGITMTSPDIRAGVALLIAALSANGRSVIENVEQIDRGYQNIDKRLTALGAQIRRL; from the coding sequence ATGGCCTCTTTTGAAGTGATTGGCGGTAAGCCGCTGAAAGGTGAAATCGTGCCCCAGGGCGCTAAAAACGAAGCCCTCCAGATTCTGTGCGCGGTGTTGCTCACGGATGAGCAGGTGACGATTTCCAACATCCCTGACATCCGCGACGTCAATAAGCTGATTGAGCTGCTGCGCGACATGGGTGTGAAAGTGGGCAAGCTGTCGAATGACACGTACCGCTTCCAGGCCGACGATGTGCACCTGGACTACCTCGATACGCCCGAGTTTGTGGCGCAGGCCGGTGCCCTGCGTGGCTCAGTAATGATTCTGGGCCCGATGCTGGCCCGCTTCGGCAAATGCCAGCTGCCCAAGCCCGGTGGCGACAAAATCGGCCGCCGGCCCATGGATACCCACTTCCTGGGCCTGGAGAAACTGGGCGGTAAGCTCACGCTGGAAGGCAACGACTTCTACCGCATCAACACCGAAGGCCGCCTGCGCGGCGCTTACATGCTGCTGGACGAGGCTTCCGTAACGGGTACCGCTAACATTGTGATGGGCGCGGTACTGGCCGAAGGCATCACGACCATCTACAATGCCGCCTGCGAGCCGTACCTGCAGCAGCTTTGCAAGATGCTGGTGCGCATGGGCGCCAAAATCAACGGCATCGGCTCCAACCTGCTCACCATTGAAGGGGTAGAGCGCCTGGGTGGCACCGAGCACCGCATGCTGCCCGACATGATTGAAATCGGTTCGTTTATCGGGCTGGCGGCCATGACGGGCTCGGAAATCACCATCAAAGACTGCCAGATTCCGGAGCTGGGCCTGATTCCGGACACGTTCCGCAAGCTGGGCATTCAGCTGGAGTTCCGCGGCGACGACATCTTCGTGCCGGCTCAGGACCACTACGAAATTGCTACCTACCTCGATGGCAGCATCCTGACTATCTCGGACCACACCTGGCCCGGCCTGACGCCTGACCTGCTGAGTGTACTGCTGGTGGTGGCTACCCAGGCCAAAGGCACCGTGCTTATTCATCAGAAGATGTTTGAGTCGCGCCTGTTCTTCGTGGACAAGCTCATTGACATGGGCGCCCAGATCATCCTTTGCGACCCGCACCGCGCCACCGTTATCGGCCTCGACAAGCGCACCCAGCTGCACGGCATAACCATGACCTCGCCCGACATCCGCGCGGGGGTAGCCCTGCTGATTGCGGCCCTGTCGGCCAACGGCCGCAGCGTAATTGAGAACGTAGAGCAGATTGACCGGGGCTACCAGAACATTGATAAGCGCCTGACGGCGCTGGGGGCGCAAATCCGCCGCCTATAA
- a CDS encoding DUF4290 domain-containing protein, protein MTLPSLHKHELLQREYGQSTFQLVQQLRDIEDRAERTRRAQQIVQLIFRIQPALRDQPDSQQKVWNHLFEMADGELDVDAPFPLAAPANQTPPQRVAYPSKGPKFRAYGRAVEQLVEKALTLEDPTEREQAAIVIGRTMKFLYRSHNKENAKDVTILKHLKELSGGQLTLDPAQVDAQNLFEFTSSGRPTPFIVPQPRQERDVRRGGGGGSNNRRDKQRRGGKKGRQEPQQPPQ, encoded by the coding sequence TCCAGCGCGAATACGGCCAGAGCACCTTCCAGCTCGTGCAGCAGCTGCGCGACATCGAAGACCGCGCGGAGCGGACGCGCCGTGCCCAGCAAATCGTTCAGCTCATCTTCCGGATTCAGCCTGCCCTGCGCGACCAGCCCGACTCTCAGCAGAAAGTCTGGAACCACCTGTTTGAAATGGCCGACGGCGAACTGGATGTGGATGCGCCTTTCCCGCTGGCGGCCCCAGCCAACCAGACACCACCCCAGCGGGTGGCCTACCCCAGCAAAGGACCTAAATTCCGGGCTTATGGCCGGGCTGTGGAACAGCTGGTAGAAAAAGCCCTGACTCTGGAAGATCCCACCGAGCGTGAGCAGGCCGCCATTGTCATTGGTCGCACCATGAAATTCCTGTACCGTTCCCACAATAAGGAAAACGCCAAGGATGTGACCATCCTCAAACACCTGAAGGAGCTGTCGGGTGGTCAATTGACGCTGGACCCGGCTCAGGTAGATGCCCAGAACCTGTTTGAGTTTACCAGCAGCGGCCGCCCTACCCCCTTCATCGTACCCCAACCCCGCCAGGAGCGCGACGTGCGCCGAGGCGGCGGTGGCGGCAGCAACAACCGGCGCGACAAGCAGCGCCGGGGCGGCAAAAAAGGCCGGCAGGAACCTCAGCAACCCCCGCAATAA
- a CDS encoding chemotaxis protein CheA, whose translation MKSREQEYREIFMAEALEYYDAMSRHISELERNPSDEPALNELFRLMHNLKSNARAMGYNGIGEVAHHMETIFGLIRSREMAFTGYVVPVLFTGIDTIGEMVRAVGAGEELPDAGQLLENLDRLVRGEEPILDANTEDDEDASRKLELSDLVYIQIRKLDHLLNLVGELTIDRDRVLTLSQEIGNPALAAAAAHLSRIADELQYSVMDARLVGVGSLFSKFPRVVRDVATTEKKDVELTIVGEDIQIDRNILQIIADALLHLVRNAIGHGLETPEERVAAGKTAQGHLILSAQAERDDVLIQVRDDGRGINVNSVRRKAVERGLVSAEAAAHLDDDAVRSFLFEPGFSMAQEVTEISGRGVGLDVVKLAIDSLGGQLRVESVLGEGTTFTLVLPTSIAVKGALLFQLDQRNYAIPLMHTDSVVSLLPENFNVVGGVLLTRVQDENVPVVSLRRLLHNGDGPLPTATRADLNGRQDIIIVNYNNRRLGLIVDRFLRQQDIVVKPMSKPLDTIDLFGGVTLLGSGQVCLVLDVPALTRLFLAKRP comes from the coding sequence ATGAAGTCAAGAGAGCAGGAGTACCGCGAGATTTTCATGGCTGAGGCGTTGGAGTACTACGACGCCATGAGCCGCCACATCAGTGAGCTAGAGCGTAACCCCTCCGACGAGCCGGCGCTCAATGAGCTGTTCCGACTCATGCACAACCTCAAGTCCAATGCCCGGGCAATGGGCTACAACGGCATTGGAGAGGTAGCCCACCATATGGAAACCATTTTCGGGCTGATTCGCAGCCGGGAAATGGCTTTTACCGGTTACGTAGTGCCGGTGCTGTTCACCGGTATTGATACCATTGGGGAGATGGTACGCGCCGTTGGCGCTGGCGAAGAACTACCCGATGCAGGACAGCTGCTGGAAAATCTGGACCGGCTGGTGCGAGGCGAAGAGCCGATTCTGGACGCAAATACCGAGGATGATGAGGATGCCAGCCGCAAGCTGGAGCTATCAGACCTGGTGTACATCCAGATTCGGAAGCTGGATCATCTGCTGAATCTGGTGGGAGAGCTCACTATTGACCGGGACCGGGTGCTTACCCTGAGCCAGGAAATCGGGAACCCGGCCCTGGCGGCGGCGGCAGCCCATCTTTCGCGTATAGCAGATGAGCTGCAGTACAGCGTGATGGACGCGCGCTTGGTAGGTGTCGGCTCGTTGTTCAGTAAGTTTCCGCGGGTAGTACGCGACGTAGCCACCACGGAGAAAAAAGATGTGGAGTTGACCATTGTCGGGGAAGACATTCAGATTGACCGCAACATCCTGCAGATCATTGCCGATGCCCTGCTGCACTTGGTGCGTAATGCCATCGGCCACGGACTGGAAACGCCGGAAGAACGCGTAGCGGCCGGCAAAACTGCCCAGGGCCACCTAATCCTGTCGGCGCAGGCGGAGCGCGACGATGTGCTGATTCAGGTGCGCGACGATGGCCGTGGCATTAATGTGAACAGCGTGCGGCGCAAAGCCGTGGAGCGTGGGCTCGTGTCGGCCGAAGCTGCCGCTCACCTCGACGATGATGCGGTACGCAGCTTCCTTTTCGAGCCAGGCTTTTCCATGGCCCAGGAGGTAACCGAAATTTCGGGCCGTGGTGTGGGGCTTGACGTAGTGAAATTAGCCATCGACTCGTTGGGTGGCCAGCTGCGCGTGGAGTCGGTACTGGGCGAGGGCACTACCTTTACGTTGGTGCTACCCACTTCCATTGCTGTTAAGGGAGCCCTCTTGTTCCAGCTTGATCAGCGCAACTACGCCATCCCGCTCATGCATACGGATTCGGTGGTATCATTGCTCCCCGAAAATTTCAACGTGGTGGGTGGGGTGCTGCTTACCCGTGTGCAGGACGAGAACGTACCGGTGGTATCCTTGCGCCGGCTACTGCACAACGGCGACGGGCCACTGCCCACTGCCACCAGAGCGGACCTCAATGGCCGCCAGGATATCATCATTGTAAATTACAACAATCGTCGGCTTGGTCTCATTGTCGACCGGTTTTTACGCCAGCAGGACATCGTGGTGAAACCCATGAGTAAGCCGCTGGATACCATTGACTTGTTTGGCGGCGTTACCTTGCTGGGTAGTGGGCAGGTGTGCCTGGTACTGGATGTACCCGCGCTTACCCGATTATTTCTGGCCAAACGACCGTAA